A region from the Melanotaenia boesemani isolate fMelBoe1 chromosome 11, fMelBoe1.pri, whole genome shotgun sequence genome encodes:
- the sgsm1a gene encoding small G protein signaling modulator 1 isoform X7: protein MATIMAEAETRQKLLRTVKKEVKQIMEEAVTRKFVHEDSSHIVSFCAAVEACVLHGLKRRAAGFLRSNKIAALFMKVGKSFPPAEELCRKAQELEQIIETKRSQSLQSQDSLRKMPRLPSLNPQGVKNLWIRTALFEKVLDKIVLFLVENSSKYYEKEAILMDPVDGPILASLLVGPCALEYTKMKTADHFWTDPSADELVQRHRIHSGHCRQDSPTKRPALCIQKRHSSSSMDERPSPSPSAREYVESLHQNNRATLLFGKNNVLVQPRDDMEAIPGYLSLHQTADIMTLKWTPNQLMNGSVGDLDYERSVYWDYAMTIRLEEIVYLHCHQQVDSGGTVVLVSQDGIQRPPLRFPRGGHLLQFLSCLENGLLPHGQLDPPLWSQRGKGKVFPKLRKRVSAGSGSSDSVSDKEEDEATDYVFRIIFPNSQSEFVTPPDLMDQGATMWHPTLRKSSCSSCSQGSFSDGSTHKGCNHERTPLKLLCDNMKYQIISRAFYGWLAYCRHLSTVRTHLSALVNHTIVAPNVPCDANQGLTADVWQTFLQDCTAYKEKELLRLVYFGGVDPSLRKEVWPFLLGHYTFGMSEAERKEVDEQIRVCYQQTMSEWLGCEEIVRQREKEQHAAALAKCSSGASIDSQRMIHHDSTVSNESQSSPSSDRQSLVRLQSDSSSSTQFFTSLHPFPWSSLLPFGLFFQVFESVEEVDQIEVEIKNEEAKQVPKIPNGALHNETSSPDSGHPSSRNFSITSGLSDGSFSTEDSSAPDANQKPAAVPQASQSSVKAAEAESEAVTERIDIQVTGEQRNKGEEEEALDQTKAAGNTMTVVIDDNTDKEKISLMPEAQENMESETIKTQGTNSEDKNLDAEMKVIKPSESLESGKDVSEKKTMRVTAAAIQSKGEHIEESLLNKVTGNTEETSTLEETKMKKIQEIDESKTSTEVSQSQGREKIFTSPGAPEVGKNLFLSTDTGVSGAGGAYCASKKDEAQVMTESDESPSAIEMEEIPKAKVSMVPWSRKGHCETSSSSEDSAPHVDVRQKEGKVSPEGTESNLSEPEMESLYPPFESMTTSKNTKKEVASGESAGSTYSQELLDLYTLNLHRIDKDVQRCDRNYWYFTPANLEKLRNIMCSYIWRHLDIGYVQGMCDLLAPLLVILDDEAMAFSCFTELMKRMNQNFPHGGAMDTHFANMRSLIQILDSELFELMHQNGDYTHFYFCYRWFLLDFKRELVYDDVFAVWETIWAAKYVSSSHFVLFIALALVEMYRDIILENNMDFTDIIKFFNEMAEHHNIKQILTLARDLVCKVQILIENK from the exons CTGCAGTGGAGGCATGTGTTCTACATGGCCTAAAACGGCGAGCAGCTGGTTTTCTGCGTAGCAACAAGATAGCAGCACTGTTCATGAAGGTGGGGAAAAGCTTCCCCCCAGCTGAAGAGCTGTGCAGGAAGGCCCAGGAGCTTGAACAGATCATTGAGACAAA GCGAAGTCAAAGTTTGCAAAGTCAGGACAGCCTTCGCAAGATGCCCCGACTCCCCAGTCTCAACCCACAAGGAGTCAAGAACCTGTGGATCCGGACCGCTCTGTTTGAGAAAGTACTGGACAAGATTGTCCTCTTCTTGGTGGAAAACAGCAG TAAATACTACGAAAAAGAAGCTATATTGATGGACCCTGTAGATGGACCTATCCTTGCATCATTGTTAG TTGGGCCTTGTGCTTTGGAGTACACAAAAATGAAGACGGCTGATCACTTCTGGACAGACCCATCTGCTGATGAGTTGGTGCAAAGACATCGCATCCATAGTGGCCACTGCCGGCAGGATTCTCCCACCAAGAGGCCCgcactgtgt ATCCAGAAGCGgcactccagcagcagcatggaTGAACGCCCCTCCCCCTCGCCATCAGCTCGTGAATATGTGGAGTCCCTGCATCAGAACAACAGGGCCACACTGCTGTTCGGCAAAAACAATGTGCTGGTACAACCG AGGGATGACATGGAGGCAATCCCAGGTTACCTCTCTCTGCACCAGACTGCTGACATCATGACACTGAAATGGACACCGAATCAACTCATGAATGGCTCAGTTGGAGACTTGGACTATGAACGCAG TGTATACTGGGACTATGCTATGACAATCCGTTTAGAGGAGATAGTTTATTTGCACTGTCATCAACAAG TGGACAGTGGTGGGACGGTTGTGCTGGTCAGTCAGGATGGGATCCAGCGCCCTCCACTTCGCTTCCCCAGAGGGGGCCATTTGCTCCAGTTCCTCTCCTGCCTGGAAAATGGCTTGCTTCCTCATGGCCAACTGGACCCTCCACTCTGGTCCCAAAGGGGAAAG ggAAAGGTGTTTCCTAAACTGAGGAAAAGAGTATCTGCAGGATCTGGATCCTCAGATTCGGTCTCAGacaaggaggaggatgaggCCACTGACTATGTCTTCCGCATCATCTTCccaaacagccaatcagagtttG TGACTCCTCCAGATTTGATGGATCAAGGAGCCACAATGTGGCACCCCACTCTCAGAAAGTCATCGTGTTCCTCCTGCTCTCAGGGCAGCTTTTCTGATGGGTCGACACACAAAGGTTGCAACCATGAGAG AACTCCTCTGAAGCTGCTGTGCGACAACATGAAATATCAGATAATCTCCAGAGCATTTTATGGCT GGCTGGCGTACTGCCGTCACCTGTCCACTGTGCGTACTCACCTCTCTGCTCTGGTCAATCACACCATCGTGGCGCCCAATGTGCCCTGTGACGCAAACCAAGGGCTCACAGCTGACGTGTGGCAGACATTCCTCCAGGACTGCACA GCGTACAAGGAGAAGGAGCTGCTCCGTTTGGTCTACTTCGGTGGTGTGGACCCTTCACTGCGTAAAGAGGTGTGGCCTTTCCTGCTGGGTCATTACACGTTTGGGATGTCcgaggcagagagaaaggaG GTGGACGAGCAAATCCGTGTGTGCTACCAGCAGACTATGAGCGAGTGGCTTGGCTGTGAGGAGATCGTCCGCCAGCGAGAAAAGGAGCAACACGCTGCAGCCCTGGCAAAGTGCTCTTCTGGGGCGAGTATCGACAGTCAGAGGATGATCCATCATGATTCCACTGTGAGCAATGAG TCGCAGTCCTCCCCAAGCTCAGATAGACAGAGCCTTGTTCGCCTACAGAGTGAttccagcagcagcacacaG TTCTTCACATCCTTGCATCCCTTCCCCTGGAGTAGTCTGCTTCCCTTTGGCTTGTTCTTTCAGGTGTTTGAGTCTGTGGAGGAAGTGGACCAGATTGAGGTAGAGATTAAGAACGAAGAGGCCAAACAGGTGCCCAAGATACCAAATGGAGCTCTGCATAATGAGACAAGCTCTCCTGACTCTGGACATCCCTCTTCTCGAAACTTCTCCATCACCTCCGGCTTGTCAGACGGCTCCTTCAGCACGGAGGACAGCTCTGCACCTGATGCaaaccagaaacctgcagctgtGCCTCAGGCATCACAGAGCTCTGTCAAAGCTGCTGAGGCAGAGAGTGAAGCTGTGACAGAGAGAATAGACATCCAGGTGACAGGTGAACAGAGGAACaaaggggaggaagaggaggcactTGATCAGACTAAAGCTGCAGGAAATACCATGACTGTGGTGATAGATGACAacacagacaaagaaaagataAGCTTGATGCCTGAAGCACAAGAAAATATGGAGTCAGAGACTATCAAAACACAGGGAACCAATTCTGAAGATAAAAATCTGGATGCAGAAATGAAAGTAATTAAGCCTTCAGAGTCATTGGAATCAGGAAAAGACgtgtctgaaaagaaaactATGAGAGTAACAGCAGCTGCCATACAATCCAAAGGAGAACACATAGAAGAAAGTCTTTTAAACAAAGTCACTGGTAATACTGAAGAAACTTCCACGCTTGAagaaacaaagatgaaaaagattCAGGAAATAGATGAATCAAAGACAAGTACAGAGGTTTCACAGTCACaagggagagaaaaaatattcacCAGCCCAGGGGCTCCGGAAGTGGGAAAGAATCTTTTTCTCTCCACAGACACTGGAGTTTCTGGAGCAGGAGGAGCCTATTGTGCCTCTAAGAAAGACGAAGCTCAGGTCATGACTGAGTCTGATGAGTCTCCCTCAGCCATAGAGATGGAGGAAATCCCCAAAGCCAAAGTTTCCATGGTGCCTTGGAGCAGGAAGGGACACTGTGAAACCTCGTCCTCCTCTGAGGACTCAGCCCCTCACGTGGATGTCAGGCAGAAGGAGGGAAAGGTCAGTCCGGAAGGCACTGAGTCCAACCTGTCAGAGCCTGAGATGGAGAGTCTTTACCCTCCATTTGAATCTATGACCAcatctaaaaacacaaaaaaagaagtggCCTCTGGAGAATCGGCTGGAAGCACTTATTCT caagAGCTTTTAGACCTGTATACACTTAATCTGCACCGCATTGATAAAGATGTCCAGCGCTGTGACAGAAACTACTGGTACTTCACCCCTGCCAACCTGGAGAAGCTGCGCAACATTATGTGCAG CTATATCTGGAGGCACCTTGACATTGGATATGTACAGGGAATGTGTGACCTGCTGGCTCCACTTCTAGTCATTCTGGATGACG AGGCCATGGCTTTCAGCTGCTTCACCGAACTCATGAAGAGAATGAATCAAAACTTTCCACATGGAGGAGCGATGGATACTCACTTTGCAAACATGCGGTCTCTAATCCAG ATACTAGATTCTGAGCTGTTTGAGCTAATGCACCAGAACGGAGACTACACCCACTTCTACTTCTGCTACCGCTGGTTTCTCCTAGACTTCAAACGAG AGTTGGTGTATGACGACGTCTTTGCAGTCTGGGAAACCATCTGGGCAGCCAAGTATGTCTCCTCGAGTCACTTTGTCCTCTTCATAGCCCTGGCGCTGGTAGAAATGTACAGGGACATCATCCTGGAGAACAACATGGACTTCACCGACATCATTAAGTTCTTCAACG AAATGGCCGAGCACCACAACATCAAGCAAATTTTGACCCTGGCCAGAGATCTGGTGTGCAAAGTGCAGATCCTGATAGAAAACAAGTGA